A segment of the Candidatus Delongbacteria bacterium genome:
CGCCGAAGTTCGCCAGGTCAGCCTGGTGCTGAGCTACCATCTGATGGTCAGCCGCAACTGGATCACGACTCTGGGCAGTTCCAGCTCGACTCTGGGTTGGTCGGCGGTCACTTTCGGCATGGTGTTGCTGAAGTGGATCTTCACCCTTGGGCTGTTTCTCTGGTGGCGCAAGCGCGGGGATGAGTTGCTGCAGCAGTGGCGCGAGCGGATCCGCGAGGAGGATCGGCGCCAGCGGGCGGTGTTGCCCAGCCGCCTGATCATCGTGCTGGACTCGCTGCGCCAGATCCGTGGACCGCTGGACTGGTTGTTGCTGGTGATCCTGCTGGTCTGGGCCCTGCCCACCGAGACGGCGGCGCAACTTGAAGTGCGTCTGTTGGCCACGGTTCTCTTCTGGGCCTTCGGCGGAGCTCTGGCCGTGGATGTGATCAACACCATCGCCAGTCATCAGGAACAGACCCGTCCGCTGGGCGCGCTTTCGCCCCATGGAACACTGCGCCTGCGTTCGCTGCGTCTGGTGGGACGCACGGTGGTGGTCTTCGGACTGATCCTGGTGCTCAGCATCCAGCTGGTGGGACGTGGGACCATTTACAACTGGGTCTTCTCGATCTGCTGGTTCGCGGCGATTCCCGTGGCGCTGGTGATCCTGCGCTGGTGGCGCGTGGTGATTCTGGAACGCATCGACGCCAACCGCAAGAAACGCCCGCTCGAGCGCTGGGTGTTGCAGAACCGCAGCGGCTGGAAAAGTTTCCCCGCCGTGGCCGCGGGAGGTGTCTACCTGTTCACGCGCGGTGCGCTGCGCATCCTGCGCAACCGGGTCAGTCGCTTCAATCTGACTCGCCGCACCCTGGCCTGGCTTTTCCGGCGCGGCATGGATCGTCTGGCCGACGAGAAGTCCGGACTGCAATTCGCCGAGCTGCCGGCGAGCGTCTTCAGCATCATGGGGCCCGAGCATCAGTCCGCGAACGATGTCAGTGGCGAAGGGGATGCCCAGGTCCAGCGTGTGCTGGAACGGATCCGGCGCACGGGCGGGGGAGTCTTCGCCGTGGTGGGCGAACGCGGTGGTGGCAAGTCCGCCGTGTTGCACCGGGTGCAGGAGCTGCATCCCGACACACTCCTGCTGGATTGTCCCGTGACCGGTCCCGAAGGGCTGCGCCAGGCCTTTGCGTCTCGCCTGGCCCTGGACGCGAACAGCACGCTGGAAACCTGTGCGGCCGCCCTGAACCAACCGGAACGGGATCCGGCTCTGCTGATCGACAACGCGCACCTGCTGATCCAGCCCATGATGGGCGGTCTGACCCAGTTCGATCACATCGTGGACGTGGCCCGCCACAACAGCACCCAGTGCGCCTGGTTCTTTGCCATGGACGAAGTGATCTGGCGCTTTCTGGTGCGTGCGCGTGGCTCCCGTCCGCTCTTCGATGATGTGATCATGCTCGGTTCCTGGCGCGAAGAGGACATTTCCAATCTGCTTGTCACACGCAGCAGGGAGGCGGGCATCGAGCCGGACTTCGAGCACATGCTGGAGCCGCTGCCCACCGATGCCGACGAGTACGATCGTGAAGAAGCCCTCGCCCGTGCATCCGCGGGCTACTATCGCCTGCTCTGGGATTACTCCTCGGGCAACCCGGGAGTCGCCCTGCACATGTGGCGGCGTTCGCTGGGCGTTGGCGAGGATGGCCGGGTGTTCGTGAAACTCTTCCAGGCCCCGGACACCCGGGAACTGGAACAGCTGCCCGATCCGGCGGTCTTCGTGCTGCGGGCCGTGATCCAGATGGAACCCGTGCGCGTCGAGGATGTGGTGCGCGCGACGATGCTTGGGCTGTCCCAGGTCGAGAATGCGTTGCGTTACGGGCTGGCGCGCGGGTACTTCCTGCGGGAAGGCGAGCGCTACCGGGTGTCCTGGGCCTGGTTCCGGGCGATCACCCGATTCCTCCAGCGACGTCACCTGCTGGCCAGTCATTGAAGCTCCGGGAGGAGACCCCCTCATGAACCGTCGTTGGCCCACACGCATCGGTATCACACTGCTGATCGCCCTGCCGCTGGTTGCCACCGCCCAGACGCAGGATGCACCGGATCTGGGGCAGCTGGCGAACTTCATCCGCTGGGGCGGCGTGACCCTGTCCATTCTGGTGCTGATGGGAGCAGCCATCCTGCGCCGCATCGTGGGCGACCTGGCCGAGCGGCTCAGCCGCAGCTTCACCAACCGGCGTCCCACGATCCAGAAAGTGGAGTCGGCCACCAGTTTCCTGATCTACATCGTGGCGGCCGCGCTCTGTGTGAGTCTGAGCATCAGGCTGGACAAGACGGCCATGACCGTGATCGGAGGCGCGCTGGCCTTTGCCGTGGGCTTCGCGATGCGCGATCTGGTGGCGGCCTTCATCGCGGGCATCACCATCATGTTCGACCGGCCCTTCCAGGTGGGTGACCGCATTTCCTATGCCGGCGAGTATGGCGATGTGGTCAAGATCGGCCTGCGCAGCGTGCAGATGAATACGCTGGATCACAACATCGTGACCATTCCCAACAACAAGATCCTGACCGATGTCACGGCCAGCGGCAACTATGGCGCGCTGGAGATGCAGGTGCCCATGAACTTCTGGATCGGCATCGGCCAGGACAACGAGCGCGCCTGCGAGATCATCCGCGAGGCCTGTCTCACCAGTTCCTATGTGCATCTGGACAAGGATGTGCCCGTGATGGCGCGCCAGGTCATCCTGGACAGTTATGTGGCCCTGCAGCTGACGGCGCGGCCCTATGTCTTCGACTGCCGCTACGAGAAGGCTTTCGAGACCGATGTGCAGTTCCGCGTGATGAAGGCTTTCGCCGAGCAGGGCATTCAGCCTCCGGCGATCCTGCACCGCACGCTGGGCCAGACCCGGACCTGAGTCACAGTTCCCGGGCTCTGAGTACATTTCTGCCGGCACTGACTCACACCAGCAACCTTCCGATGCCAACGATGGGACCTGGGCCACCGCCGTGATTTCTGCGTGGAGGAGACGCACCTGGTACGCAATCCACTCATTCGCGGGCTGCTGATCGCAGCCGGTATCCTGTCCGTGGCCCTGGGCCTGATCGGAGTGGTGGTGCCCGTGCTGCCCACCACGCCCTTTCTGCTGCTGGCGGCCGCCTGTTTCGTGCGCAGCAGTCCGCGCCTGCATCACTGGTTGCTGCACAACCGCTTCTTCGGCGAAGTGCTGCGGCGTTACCGGGCGGGAGAAGGACTCTCGCTGGCGCACAAGGTGGTCTCGCTCTCGCTGTTGTGGGTCATGCTGGCTGTGTCCATCGTCCGGCACATTCCACCCCACATGTTCTGGGTGAAGCTCCTGCTGCTGGGCATCGGTGTGGCGGTCACTCAGCATCTGCTGCGTCTGCCCACGCGCAAGTCCTGAGGCTGGGCACCGCAGTACGCCAGCCCGCACTCTCCATCCCCCGGATATCTTTGCCCGCCGAGGCTCGCCCCTGGGATCCCGCTGCCCGCCCACAGCTTGGAAATCCGGCCTCTCCTCGTGTCCCGCAACTGGAACGGCGCCCTGAGATGATCCTGCCGGCAGCAGGCAGTGCTTGCGGCGCTGACGCGGGAGCGGGAGCTTGTGTGTCACCCACGGCCTGCAGCCGATTCCCCTTCCCGGGACCTCGTGGCGTGGACCACCGGTCGGGCCATCCGATCCGCCGCGAACCGTTCGCGGCAGGAGTGGCCCCGGGAGAGCCGCCATGCGTTGTCTGCTGATCAATCCGGAATTTCCCGACACCTTCTGGAGCTTCCGTCACGCCATTTCCTTCACCCGACGCAAGACGGCCCTGCCGCCCCTCGGTCTGCTGACCATGGCGGCGCTGCTGCCTGCCCAGTGGCCCATGCGATTGGTGGACCTGAACATCCGACCTCTCTCGGAGGCCGATCTGGCCTGGGCCGAGCTCGTGTTCATCGGTGCCATGAGCGTACAGCGTGATTCAGCCCTGCATGCCATCGAGCGCTGCAAGACGGCCGGACTGCGAGTGGTGGGCGGCGGACCGCTCTTCACCATGGAGCCGGAACTCTTTCCCGCGGTGGATCATCTGGTGCTGGGAGAAGCCGAGCTGAGTCTGGCTCCCTTCCTGGCGGACCTGGAGGCCGGAACCGCCCGGCGCATGTATCACCCGACGGGCTTCGCCGATCTGGAGCACTCACCGCTTCCGCTCTGGGAACTGGCCGAGCTGGATGGCTACATGACCGCCTCGATCCAGAGTTCGCGCGGCTGTCCCTTCGACTGTGATTTCTGCAACGTGACCAGCCTGCTGGGGCGCAAGCCGCGCCAGAAGACCACGGCCCAGGTGCTGGCCGAACTGGACCGGCTCTGGGACCTGGGCTGGCGCAAGGGTGTGTTCTTCGTGGATGACAACTTCATCGGCAACCGGCCGCGCATCCTGCGGGACCTGCTGCCCGCGCTGGTCGACTGGCGGATGAACGGGCCTTCAGGACAACCACGCAAGGGCATGCCCTTCAATACCCAGGTCTCGATCAATCTGGCCGATGACGCCACGCTGATGGCCCTGATGGCCGCCGCGGGCTTCGACACGGTGTTCATCGGGCTGGAAACACCCGAGGACGACGCCCTTGCCGAATGCGGCAAGCGCCAGAACACGGGCCGCGACATGGTGGCCGACACCCAGCGCATCCAGCGGGCGGGCATGCAGGTTCAGGGCGGATTCATCGTGGGCTTCGACAACGACAGT
Coding sequences within it:
- a CDS encoding AAA family ATPase, coding for MIQQLLRHGLWLSCLVWVTSAFGQSPADASAPAESLAHSGPADVVVSPADSSAMRVFVDTTDVQILHATSQRIRDLLGDTLQAEVIPADLFDLPLDDDAAIRVEVERLGAVLGEQGPVPGGRPATHARDGETHSQQGDTSDSLQAGADSLLLAARLGLDRARLDFYSLPKARRDSLVQKQTQRWRETAGARQAAELDQAEKRQRDALAERQRSIEEAAHARTEAERLINEEQARLLGIQAEQASVSADMLRARQALALGGELSLSYHRRIRELQDAGQIADSADGLYDELRQHLRTSRDQLARAISMVAAPSVVPTAGEDPLGSLMSGVDRTAIDRIRLEIDATSVQLRLRERRLRLDQAGQLYDDVRALNADRLKLLGFLSSERRGRIIHFGADGLDQALAEVRQVSLVLSYHLMVSRNWITTLGSSSSTLGWSAVTFGMVLLKWIFTLGLFLWWRKRGDELLQQWRERIREEDRRQRAVLPSRLIIVLDSLRQIRGPLDWLLLVILLVWALPTETAAQLEVRLLATVLFWAFGGALAVDVINTIASHQEQTRPLGALSPHGTLRLRSLRLVGRTVVVFGLILVLSIQLVGRGTIYNWVFSICWFAAIPVALVILRWWRVVILERIDANRKKRPLERWVLQNRSGWKSFPAVAAGGVYLFTRGALRILRNRVSRFNLTRRTLAWLFRRGMDRLADEKSGLQFAELPASVFSIMGPEHQSANDVSGEGDAQVQRVLERIRRTGGGVFAVVGERGGGKSAVLHRVQELHPDTLLLDCPVTGPEGLRQAFASRLALDANSTLETCAAALNQPERDPALLIDNAHLLIQPMMGGLTQFDHIVDVARHNSTQCAWFFAMDEVIWRFLVRARGSRPLFDDVIMLGSWREEDISNLLVTRSREAGIEPDFEHMLEPLPTDADEYDREEALARASAGYYRLLWDYSSGNPGVALHMWRRSLGVGEDGRVFVKLFQAPDTRELEQLPDPAVFVLRAVIQMEPVRVEDVVRATMLGLSQVENALRYGLARGYFLREGERYRVSWAWFRAITRFLQRRHLLASH
- a CDS encoding mechanosensitive ion channel yields the protein MNRRWPTRIGITLLIALPLVATAQTQDAPDLGQLANFIRWGGVTLSILVLMGAAILRRIVGDLAERLSRSFTNRRPTIQKVESATSFLIYIVAAALCVSLSIRLDKTAMTVIGGALAFAVGFAMRDLVAAFIAGITIMFDRPFQVGDRISYAGEYGDVVKIGLRSVQMNTLDHNIVTIPNNKILTDVTASGNYGALEMQVPMNFWIGIGQDNERACEIIREACLTSSYVHLDKDVPVMARQVILDSYVALQLTARPYVFDCRYEKAFETDVQFRVMKAFAEQGIQPPAILHRTLGQTRT
- a CDS encoding YbaN family protein, whose amino-acid sequence is MRGLLIAAGILSVALGLIGVVVPVLPTTPFLLLAAACFVRSSPRLHHWLLHNRFFGEVLRRYRAGEGLSLAHKVVSLSLLWVMLAVSIVRHIPPHMFWVKLLLLGIGVAVTQHLLRLPTRKS
- a CDS encoding B12-binding domain-containing radical SAM protein yields the protein MRCLLINPEFPDTFWSFRHAISFTRRKTALPPLGLLTMAALLPAQWPMRLVDLNIRPLSEADLAWAELVFIGAMSVQRDSALHAIERCKTAGLRVVGGGPLFTMEPELFPAVDHLVLGEAELSLAPFLADLEAGTARRMYHPTGFADLEHSPLPLWELAELDGYMTASIQSSRGCPFDCDFCNVTSLLGRKPRQKTTAQVLAELDRLWDLGWRKGVFFVDDNFIGNRPRILRDLLPALVDWRMNGPSGQPRKGMPFNTQVSINLADDATLMALMAAAGFDTVFIGLETPEDDALAECGKRQNTGRDMVADTQRIQRAGMQVQGGFIVGFDNDSPGVFQRQIDLIQRSGIVTAMVGLLQAPPGTRLHARMRAAGRILSEDYGNNVDGRTNILPLTASDSLRDNYRALMLHLYKPKVYYARVRTFLREMKRPSVRAPLDLDRGTAFLRSLWRLGVLGRERFHFWRLLRWTLFHRPRSMQLAVTLAIYGHHFRRVCDTHLRA